Part of the Juglans regia cultivar Chandler chromosome 14, Walnut 2.0, whole genome shotgun sequence genome, CTATTTATCTGCAGTTTAGTTCATATCCATTGTATCATATAATTCAAACTCGTGTATGCCTATAATTTGATTAATACGACACAGTTTCAGTATCTTGGatgaaactatatatttttctgcattttaTAACTTCATTcagatattatatatgcatgcacgtaTGTGTACTACTAATTATTTAACACAATTGGAACAGATCAAATTAACATTGGGCCGGGGTTGGTGAAGtactttaaataatattagaaatttgatgaatatgATCAAAACAGCCGCTAGCTAGGTTTGGATGTTTACGTACTTAGTATATATACTCGTGCATGTGTTAACTGGTGAAGTTCAATTGGAGTTGATCAATCATGTGCATGCctaaccaaccaaaaaaaaaaaaaaaaaaagaaagaaaaaaagaagaagaaaatagatcAAGAAAAAGAGCAAAGAAAGCTAGCAAGCTAGCTAAAATTAACagtgttaaatatataataaattaatcatgcCTACGTACAAACACGGATGATGTCGGATGatccttttttaactttttgatgATTATCACGTTCTAGAATTGTTCAACGACGACGAAAAGTCGAAGAATCAGTACTAGCAACGGatataaaatcgctgcaaaacccttatttcttgtagtgaacaACGATATTTTTATACAGTCATGTAagttttactaatttttttttaaaaaaattgagtaaataatctacatgaaaaagttaattttttaatgatgtaaaattccactcttttttaaagagaatgtgCGAGATTTAcacattctaaaattatatccagtattactttaaaaaaaaaaaaaattgtttggagTGAATTGGTTTATAGGGTCAAGAAtggtttaattatatatatatatatatagagtcaACGTAGGTACGTACGTTCGCTTTACCGCAAATGGAATATTGGAAGATCGAATATGATCcgtttaaagaaataaaagagagtAATATTCTAAGCATATATAACGTCTCGTGATCATCAACACATAGGattcaattaattaaagaaatcgCAAATACATGAATATCTATATCAAGTAGATCGCGAGTTTCAAATTACAACAAGATCTCATTATTCATGAAAAGGCACTGAAACGTGGCATGCATGTCTTTCCGTCTATTTGTATGCCATTTCATGTCTCGAACGGACTGCATAAAACCATATATCCCCGATGAGAGTGTCCGAGTACTTGAGGGCAgcatttattctttttaataacaaataagctgcaaattaacaaaataatataaatacagAAGGTTACCATGGGGGAAcgtaaaacacaaaaactatAAGAAGATCGGAAGGGCATGCATGTAAAGAAAATGAGAGCATATAGCTAAACTTACGCAATCTATAGATCAAATAGTAGTGATCGGTAATAATTAGTATACAGGGGGAGGTGGTGGGGAATTGTAGTAGTAGTAAGGTGGTGGTGATGGGGATGGCGGTGGTGGAGACTTGTAAACATAAGGAGGAGGAGGTGAAGGTGATGGAGGAGGTGGGGACTTGTAGATGTAGGGAGGAGGGGGtgatggagatggaggaggCGGTGACTTGTAGACATATGGAGGAGGTGGTGGGGATTTGTAGATGTATGGGGGAGGAGGTGAGGGAGATGGTGGAGGAGGGGACTTGTAAATATAAGGAGGTGGAGGGGATGGTGAGGGTGGTGGNNNNNNNNNNNNNNNNNNNNNNNNNNNNNNNNNNNNNNNNNNNNNNNNNNNNNNNNNNNNNNNNNNNNNNNNNNNNNNNNNNNNNNNNNNNNNNNNNNNNTGTGTAAAAGTTTTTACAGGAATTTGCCTTTTAGGCTGGAGTTATTGTAAGTTGgtctgttattttatttttcccttgtCGAAATGAAATCTAATCTGAAGTTAGCTATAAGTCATGTGAGTTAGAAAATTACTGCCACATCTAATGGCATGTGGATTTTGccatttattcttttgttttcatttgtttttcttgtcaTCTCAAGTATCTACCTTTGACATTGCCTTAAATTTCTCTCAGGGTTTTGTTTCAGCTGTAACGCATATGCGCTCGTTTGTTCCAGCAATTTATGATTGTACAGTGGCCGTTTCCAAAAACCAGCCTCGACCTACAATGTTGGGAATATGTAGAAGACAATCTTCTGTGGTATGAAGATAATATTACTTGACAGTACTGTAGTGGATTCATTTACCAATGTCGAAATCATATGACCAGATAGGGGTCAAGTTTTTATGCTCATCTTAGCCCAGCAGAAACTGCAAAGGAATTCCTGTAACTGACATACACAAACTGAGTCCCGGGTTTGTTTCAAGTAGCACACAGGATGGATACTTTGATCTAAATAGGCTGGTTTGGAAATTGGGACCCAATAATTGTATGAGTACCACTATTTTCAGAAATCTTCACCCCCTTTCAGCTTTTAGTTTATATGCTTTATTGTGGAACTGAGAAGAGAAATAACATAGAAAGCCCAACAGAACATCAAATATGCCTTTTACCACATGGTGTTGTGATACAGAGAGGTGAGAATATTATCTTCCAATTAATAATTGATGTCACTCTTTTCTTTTACAGATGAAGGTGCAAATCAGGAGACATCAAATGCAGGAGTTGCCAGAAACAGCTGATGGCATTGGACAATGGTGTAAAGATATATTTGTTACAAAGGTATGAACATTGATGTCTCAATATAATTGTTGAGATGTTTGTGCTAGATTTGCAGGGATGCTGGAAAATTCTTTAGTGGACCAATCTGAATCTAACTCGTGCATGCTTTATTTTATATTGCTAATCTTACCAGCCATCATTCTaggtttcttttttaattaatgtatataatatatattcactttttctttatttcttcatttttctcaaaccTTCCAGGATGCTGTATTGGAGAGATACTTTTGTATGGACTCTTTCAGTGACTTACCTCAGCAAGACATTGGTCGACCAAAAAAATCTTTCTTTGTAAGATACCCTTCTAATAATTTGAAGAGAATTAATGATAGTATCCGTTTTCTCATCTATAATCTCATTTTGTTTTGCAAATAGGTTGTCATATCTTGGATATGTGTCCTTGTATATGGTATAACCAAATTCTTTCAGTGGTCTTCTCTCCTATCCTCATGGGAAGGCATTGCATTTTCAGCCACATTCTTGGTCCTCGTTACCATTGTTATGCAAATTCTCATCCAATCCTCCGAGTCCGAGCATTCTACCCCTGTCAATACAGTGACACAAGACCCAATGGAAGAGCAGCTTCTTCAGTAATAATTACTCAATTATCTGTAGCTATTTCATCTGTGATCAGAAAACTCTTCTGATATCATCCTTGGAATTGGTCAATCTACCTATTACCCTGTTATATGGCTTggaaaatgtagtatatattcATAGCTTACATGTGAGTCTGTTGGGCCTACCTATAGAGGTTAAAACTCTATCACCTTGTATGATTAGCATTACAGAACCTTGTTTTCAGTGCATAAAAGCAGTGGTGATTAGTTAAAAATCTGGAATGCAATATTTACAGCTGCTATTTTCTCTGCCATTCCATCAGGTCTTATTAAGGCAACCCTCGACTTAGTGAGGCAGCCCTTATAATGGACAATCCATTATTTATACCACAGATTGCATTTGTAATGCAGTTACCAACCAAAACCAATTAACACTGCTTTTCACTAACTATACAGGAAAGACTTTGGATATGCAGCATTAATAAAGGAAACCCAGCAATCGGAAATTCTCAAAAACCAGAACAAACCTTtcccttttattattattactctCATTTTCTCTGCCTATACAGTATTGAACCCATGAGGCCCCCTTTCCTATGCACAGTAGTGGCAAAATGAAGCCATATGCAAGTGAAATGGGTCCAGAGAAACTGTCATGTTTGAGAAGTATACATCTATGCTTTAATTCTTTACAAGTGAAAGTTtagttggaatttttttttacccatAAGAAGTACAATAGGCTATTTCTAGCTATCTATGCTAGTCAGCTTCATGTGCTTCAAGTGCTGCAGTTCTCCAAGTTCATTTACTTATTTCTTAACCCGATCACTACTGCTCAGCCTGTGAAAACTTTGTCCACTACTCAAGACTACCAAAATGGATGCTACCCACTTGTTCCTGCTATTGCTGTTTAATAGAACAAACATCTTCTTTAGGTTCACTGGAGACAGCAGCAAAACCACCTTCCCACATTCTTCTCACTGGGTCCACCTACATTCTTATCTTGCTCATCAAGTTTGTGTTCAGCCTCGTTATCAATTTGGCTCTGCAACTCCAAAGTTTCATCAAGCTCTCTTTGCACCTCATCCTCCAGCTGATGTTCCTCTTCCCGTTCCTGCTTACTTGGACCAACATCTTCACCAGGTTCAGAGGAGATTACAGGCACATCATTTGCAACATTTTCCATAATCTTTGCTTTTCCAGCAAGGTGCTTTCGTTCAGCCTCATcctcaaaatttatttcatcaaccTTTCTTTGCACCTCCTCATCCCCATGCTGAAGTTCCCCTTCCTGTTCCTGCTCACGTGGATCAAGTTTAACACCTTCACCACCAGGTTCATAGGAAATTACAGGCACATCCTCTGCaacattttcaataatttttgctttttcaGCAAGGTACTTTCGTCGAGCATcatcctcaaatttaaaataaaactccaaagcTTCATCAAGCTTTCTTTGCAGCTCCTCATCCCCACGCTGAAGTTCCCATTCCTGTTCCTGCTCACTTGGACCAACACCTTCACCAGGTTCAGAGGAGAGTAGAGGCACCTCCTCTACAACATTTTCCTCAATCTTTGCTTTTCCAGCAAGGAGCTCTATTTTAACCTCTtcctcaaatttcaaataaatctcCAATGCTTTATCAACCTTTCTTTGCACCTCCTCATCCTCGAGCTGAAATTTTTCTTCGTGTTCCAGCTCACTTGGATCAACATTTTCACCAGGTTCAGAGGAGATAACAGGTACATCCTCTGCAACATTTTCCataatttttgctttttcaGCTAGGCGCTTTTCTTTACCCTCGTCCTCTAATTTCGTCTGAAACTCCAAAGCTGCATCAATCTTTCTTTGTACCTCCTCATCCTCATGGTGAAGTTCCTCTTCATGCCCCAGCTCCCTTGGAGCAACATCTTCGATAAGTTTGGAGAAGACAACATGCACATCCTCCGCAACATTTTCAGCACTGGTTCCCCCCACGATCTTTGCTTTTTCAGCTAGGCGTTTTTGTTTAGCCTCATCCTCGAATTTCCTCTGAAACTCCGAAACTTCCTCGAGCTTTCTGTGCACCTCCATAGCCTCACGCTGAAGTTCCTCTTCATGCCCCTGCTCCCTTGGACCAACATCTTCGCTAAGTTTGGAGAAGACAACATGCACATCCTCCGCAACATTTTCAGCACTGGTTCCCCCCACGATCTTTGCTTTTTCAGCTTGGCGCTTTTGTTTAGCCTCATCCTCGAATTTCTTCTGAAACTCCAAAACTTCCTCGAGCTTTCTTTGCACCTCCATAGCCTCACGCTGAAGTTCCTCTTCCTGTTCCTGCTTACTTGGACCAACATCTTCCTGTTCCCGTTGCTCCAATTCATCCGGGCTTATGGGAATGTCGCtgaagcaaaacaaaaatgaaaacacaTTGAGCTTTACAGGAAAATGTGAACTCCCACGGCTGACAAATTTTAagctaaaaaacaaaagaaaggaagTTTCATAATGCAATTATGGtggcaaaaacaaaacaaagactTACTATTGTTCCACATTTTTGGGATTAAAGGGATGCCGCTCCTTACTACCACCAGTTCCCTACAATACAGGTGTTAAGAAATCAGTTTACACAAAAGATTCAATACACAAGAAAGCTAATTGACAtgatagaaagaaatagaaCAAAACCAGTAATTCAAACCTCAGAATTTTTGGCCTTGCTGTGatattttcccttctttttacGCTTTGACTTTCCGTCTCCTTTTTTCGAACTAACACCTCCTTTATCAGTGTTTTTCTTGGCATCGACGGCAAGCTCTGCTAACAGAGCTTCTGCTGCAGTACTAGACTTCTCTGCAGCATCTTTGTCAACCATATCATGTAGGCGTGCCTAGAAAGCAGAAATTCATCTCAAAACCATAAACACATTGATCGACAAGAAGCTTAGAACATTCAAGAAAACGTCCCTATGAAGCCAACACAAACCTGCACAAATGACTTCAACAGGGGAACGATAATGAACCGATAGTCATGAACTAATACGCTCCAAAGTCTCTTCCCCGTCTGCCCTACGGCGAATTTAGTTGTCAGGATTATGGCATCGAGTTTGTAAACCTGAAAACACTCAACTTTGTGAGACAAAAAGGGAACAAAAACACTTAAACCTGGAACAATTCACATGTTCGTAAATCAATTAAACACAGAGAAATAGATTGTATAAGTAGGCTTCGCCGAGAAAAAGATAGGAATAAATTAGTAGTTTACCATTACCCACCTCTCGAGATATATGTTCCCTCTGCTTCTGGATTGCTTTGTTTATGTCAGTGTCTGCTTGTGCTTCTTCCAGAATACTAAGTATGATATCTATCTCATTGCTTGTGCTATCTATCGCAGCATCG contains:
- the LOC118344527 gene encoding FK506-binding protein 5-like, giving the protein MLQADVWKPVDSISAAKIMEDLPSTADNGSKGSNVSQWHYCDDRKRADIIEKIRSCLQMFTQINCLASSHLTMLLDMTMDMLQNRIPRSILEDHGLHQTLRSICLLEVPELEHVLDFLEDLAGACSLRSLCERLSIEESVGYQGPCFKERIVFSSDFSCLHLDERSLLRGQIDAPDDGIDAPDDGIAVASTIAEDCGNDEAELSADSDAIVYELCVAVPKIGEQWKEWTSMRETTRNMGKGLVKILQMEFTREQLMLARKLRILRYEDTLLSVERICVEENKKRELIPDYDPQSFESLLSKRKEELEMEGDAAIDSTSNEIDIILSILEEAQADTDINKAIQKQREHISREVYKLDAIILTTKFAVGQTGKRLWSVLVHDYRFIIVPLLKSFVQARLHDMVDKDAAEKSSTAAEALLAELAVDAKKNTDKGGVSSKKGDGKSKRKKKGKYHSKAKNSEGTGGSKERHPFNPKNVEQYDIPISPDELEQREQEDVGPSKQEQEEELQREAMEVQRKLEEVLEFQKKFEDEAKQKRQAEKAKIVGGTSAENVAEDVHVVFSKLSEDVGPREQGHEEELQREAMEVHRKLEEVSEFQRKFEDEAKQKRLAEKAKIVGGTSAENVAEDVHVVFSKLIEDVAPRELGHEEELHHEDEEVQRKIDAALEFQTKLEDEGKEKRLAEKAKIMENVAEDVPVISSEPGENVDPSELEHEEKFQLEDEEVQRKVDKALEIYLKFEEEVKIELLAGKAKIEENVVEEVPLLSSEPGEGVGPSEQEQEWELQRGDEELQRKLDEALEFYFKFEDDARRKYLAEKAKIIENVAEDVPVISYEPGGEGVKLDPREQEQEGELQHGDEEVQRKVDEINFEDEAERKHLAGKAKIMENVANDVPVISSEPGEDVGPSKQEREEEHQLEDEVQRELDETLELQSQIDNEAEHKLDEQDKNVGGPSEKNVGRWFCCCLQ